The following proteins are encoded in a genomic region of Dyadobacter sp. UC 10:
- a CDS encoding sensor histidine kinase gives MSKKRTYWTLQILGWTLLIMFEYVPYVLEYGFKIGEFYTALANILLGIVLTHVYRLVIRKWNWSSLPLPRLALRVIGSVLWLGLIMAMINQPMDREMLEDNLLNQPLVFWSYYTNWCKNLLAWILSYTVYHYVEQTRLAGYEKIMLKMSMREAEAKVLRSQLNPHFTFNALNSIRALVFEDPAKAQVSITQLSNILRNSLLADRRKTVDLQEELRTVEDYLELEKVRYEDRLRYSITADPQTIYWQVPPMMLQTLVENGIKHGVSKVMGGGFIDVKAEIANELLVIHIINSGNLGTTESGGVGLKNTAERLSILYGKGATFRIYQQSENIVCSEVKIPMLSEGVLMAGQESGAGN, from the coding sequence ATGTCCAAAAAACGTACCTATTGGACTCTTCAGATTCTGGGCTGGACATTACTAATTATGTTCGAGTACGTCCCCTATGTGCTGGAATATGGTTTTAAGATAGGGGAATTTTACACAGCACTTGCCAATATCTTGCTGGGGATCGTGTTAACCCACGTTTACAGGCTGGTAATCCGAAAATGGAACTGGTCTTCGTTGCCACTTCCCAGGCTGGCGCTTCGGGTAATCGGTTCGGTTCTTTGGCTTGGGCTGATCATGGCGATGATCAATCAGCCCATGGACCGGGAAATGCTGGAAGATAATCTGCTAAACCAGCCGCTCGTATTCTGGAGTTACTATACCAACTGGTGCAAGAATCTGCTCGCCTGGATATTGTCTTATACCGTTTACCATTATGTTGAACAAACCAGGCTCGCAGGTTACGAGAAGATTATGCTGAAAATGTCAATGCGGGAAGCAGAGGCGAAGGTTTTAAGGTCTCAGCTTAACCCTCATTTTACCTTCAATGCATTGAATAGCATCCGGGCACTGGTATTTGAAGATCCGGCAAAAGCACAGGTTAGCATCACTCAGCTTTCGAATATTTTGAGGAATTCACTGCTGGCGGACAGAAGGAAAACTGTCGACTTGCAGGAAGAATTGAGAACTGTGGAAGATTATCTTGAACTCGAAAAGGTGCGTTACGAAGACCGGCTCAGGTACAGCATCACCGCCGATCCGCAAACCATTTACTGGCAGGTACCGCCCATGATGCTGCAGACTTTGGTGGAAAATGGCATCAAACATGGTGTTTCCAAAGTAATGGGTGGTGGATTTATCGATGTAAAAGCGGAAATTGCCAACGAATTGCTTGTCATACATATTATCAATTCCGGAAACCTTGGTACTACGGAGTCAGGAGGAGTTGGCTTAAAAAATACAGCTGAGCGGCTCTCAATCCTGTATGGAAAGGGTGCTACTTTCAGAATTTATCAGCAAAGTGAAAATATAGTGTGCTCGGAAGTGAAAATCCCCATGCTTTCGGAAGGGGTTTTGATGGCGGGGCAGGAGTCGGGAGCAGGCAATTAA
- a CDS encoding histidine phosphatase family protein, with protein MKRKSIYLIRHGETDFNRRGVVQGSGVDSSLNEWGEAQAAAFFNAYQHVPFDKIYTSDLRRTHQTVRGFIKLGIPHESYSGLNEISWGAREGREPNTGDNNYYRELVTAWRNGQTELAAEEGESPVEVRERQIPVIETILSRPHERNILIAMHGRAMRVLLTTLFRQPLVKMDDYEHSNLCLYKINYSYDLQKFELEVSNDITHLLSLEIPQTL; from the coding sequence TTGAAAAGAAAATCTATCTATCTGATTCGCCACGGTGAAACGGATTTCAATCGCAGGGGAGTTGTTCAGGGCAGTGGAGTTGATTCCTCGCTTAACGAATGGGGCGAAGCTCAGGCCGCTGCGTTTTTCAATGCTTATCAACATGTACCTTTTGATAAAATATATACCTCTGATCTAAGGCGAACACACCAAACAGTTCGCGGGTTCATCAAGCTTGGCATCCCGCATGAAAGTTACTCAGGGCTTAACGAAATTTCCTGGGGAGCACGAGAGGGACGGGAGCCTAATACCGGCGACAACAATTATTATCGCGAACTCGTCACTGCCTGGCGCAACGGGCAGACTGAACTTGCAGCCGAAGAAGGAGAGAGCCCGGTTGAAGTGAGGGAAAGACAGATTCCAGTAATAGAAACCATCCTTTCGCGCCCGCACGAGAGAAATATTCTCATTGCAATGCACGGGCGGGCCATGCGAGTGCTGCTGACTACACTTTTCAGGCAGCCGCTGGTTAAGATGGATGATTACGAGCACAGCAATCTTTGTCTCTACAAAATCAATTACTCATACGATCTTCAAAAATTCGAGCTCGAAGTGTCAAACGACATCACCCACCTGCTTTCTCTCGAAATCCCGCAAACCTTGTAA
- a CDS encoding hotdog fold thioesterase, whose product MFAKTASIGQLKSLSKNTIADHLGIEFTEIGTDYVKAKMPVDKRTHQPFGILHGGASVVLAETLGSIASYLSLPDSDERHAVGLEINANHLRPVKEGFVYGTVSPIHLGRTTHIWDIRITNDLDKLVCISRLTVAIVNANR is encoded by the coding sequence ATGTTCGCTAAAACAGCTTCAATCGGACAACTTAAATCGCTAAGTAAGAACACAATCGCCGATCACCTTGGAATTGAATTCACCGAAATCGGCACAGACTACGTTAAAGCGAAAATGCCCGTGGACAAGCGAACCCACCAGCCATTCGGCATTTTGCATGGCGGAGCGTCGGTCGTACTGGCTGAAACTTTGGGCAGTATTGCGTCCTACCTGTCCCTGCCTGACTCCGACGAGCGACATGCGGTGGGGCTCGAAATCAATGCAAATCATTTGCGGCCGGTCAAAGAAGGTTTTGTTTACGGAACTGTCAGCCCAATTCATCTTGGCAGAACAACGCATATCTGGGATATCCGGATTACCAATGACCTTGACAAACTCGTATGTATCAGCAGGCTCACAGTAGCTATTGTGAATGCAAACCGCTGA
- a CDS encoding chorismate-binding protein — translation MLSLETSTSLSVFEGLQIQQIWSAAKQLGFPSALWRLPHTSEIKLLISLREQITRCQPELEKLSPGFIVSTFHWKDNEDVLFLEGDIILTFSTDSQLKEVINTVGEEHTEVRRLVELAEKTGTEKPEVSSEGNSLVLTDPGNIDAKLRFQRTVELAVSAIRQNQFKKVVLSRTKDLQFSEDFQPAKAFCQLSKLYPHAFVSLVNLPELNEMWLGASPELLIGQNAQGIFKTMSLAGTQSALTASGELIPRYDIRWGEKEIEEHALVSRYIVECFKKIRLREYTETGPKTVLAGNLYHLRTDFEVDTASVNFPELGSVMLKLLHPTSAVCGVPKEPSLQFLLNIEGYDRSFYSGFVGPAQIGESTSLYVNLRTVRFKDGKATFFAGAGITEDSIPEEEWEETELKCDTLLKVIEKSL, via the coding sequence ATGCTCTCATTAGAAACCAGCACCTCACTATCAGTATTTGAAGGTTTGCAGATTCAGCAGATTTGGAGCGCGGCCAAACAACTCGGTTTCCCTTCCGCGCTCTGGCGGCTTCCTCATACCAGCGAAATCAAACTGCTCATTTCACTTCGTGAGCAGATCACCAGATGTCAGCCGGAACTTGAAAAACTTTCTCCGGGCTTTATTGTCAGCACTTTTCATTGGAAGGACAACGAGGACGTACTTTTTCTTGAAGGCGATATCATTCTGACATTCAGTACAGATTCACAACTTAAAGAAGTAATTAATACCGTTGGCGAAGAACACACGGAAGTAAGAAGACTCGTTGAGCTAGCCGAGAAAACCGGTACGGAAAAACCAGAAGTGAGCTCCGAAGGGAATTCGCTTGTCCTTACCGACCCTGGGAATATCGATGCCAAACTCAGATTCCAGCGGACAGTCGAGCTTGCTGTTTCGGCGATCCGGCAGAATCAGTTCAAGAAAGTAGTCTTGTCAAGAACCAAAGATCTACAGTTTTCGGAGGATTTTCAGCCGGCAAAGGCGTTTTGCCAACTTTCCAAATTGTACCCCCACGCATTTGTCTCGCTGGTCAACCTGCCGGAGCTGAATGAAATGTGGCTTGGCGCAAGTCCGGAGCTGCTGATCGGGCAGAATGCCCAGGGTATTTTCAAAACCATGTCGTTAGCAGGTACACAAAGTGCCTTGACGGCCTCAGGCGAACTGATCCCCCGATATGATATTCGCTGGGGAGAAAAAGAGATTGAGGAGCATGCGCTGGTGAGCCGCTACATTGTTGAATGTTTTAAAAAAATCAGACTGCGGGAATATACCGAAACCGGCCCCAAAACAGTTCTCGCCGGAAACTTGTACCACCTCAGAACTGACTTCGAAGTTGATACAGCTTCTGTTAACTTTCCCGAGCTTGGCTCTGTCATGTTGAAATTGCTGCATCCCACTTCGGCGGTTTGCGGTGTACCCAAGGAGCCCAGCCTTCAATTTTTACTAAATATCGAGGGTTATGACCGCTCATTTTACAGCGGCTTTGTCGGGCCTGCTCAGATCGGCGAGTCTACAAGTTTATATGTAAACCTGCGCACAGTTCGGTTCAAAGATGGTAAGGCCACTTTTTTTGCCGGGGCGGGTATTACGGAAGATTCTATTCCGGAAGAAGAATGGGAGGAAACCGAGCTTAAATGTGATACACTGCTGAAAGTGATAGAAAAAAGTTTATAA
- a CDS encoding efflux RND transporter periplasmic adaptor subunit — protein MNSNKKSELSGSFRINPFSLLTVTGTLILLLSCSEKKDTFQQKGGGGPVTVDVIIAKSEKISDKVEVNGTVVANEFAELRPEVSGLLTFLDVPEGKVVQKGTVIARINNADLVAQLDKIKIQLQLAETTEKRLKQLVAINGINQADYDLAANQVNTFKADMVYTQALIDKTIVRAPFTGVIGLRKVSAGSYVSPTSIIATMQQLSNMRIDFTVPETYQKYVTRGQNVEVLLDQNSKNLTTARIIATEPQVNQTTRNITVRAVLNSGDTSPGSFAKVYLKTNSNKSSILIPTNSIIPEAQGKKAVTVKGGKAVFVTVETGDRLADVVEVTSGLNVGDTVVVSGVLFARPDAPVKVRSVRNLKVTAR, from the coding sequence ATGAATTCTAACAAAAAGTCTGAGCTCTCAGGCAGCTTTCGAATCAATCCCTTCTCTCTATTAACTGTTACGGGTACACTTATCCTGCTGCTTTCCTGCAGCGAAAAAAAAGATACGTTTCAGCAGAAAGGCGGCGGCGGACCTGTTACGGTCGATGTCATCATCGCAAAATCAGAAAAAATCAGTGATAAGGTGGAAGTGAACGGAACTGTGGTAGCGAATGAATTTGCCGAACTGCGCCCGGAGGTCAGCGGCCTGCTTACATTTCTTGATGTTCCCGAAGGTAAGGTAGTTCAAAAAGGAACAGTCATAGCCAGGATTAATAATGCGGACCTGGTAGCCCAGCTAGACAAAATTAAGATCCAGCTGCAGCTTGCAGAAACCACTGAGAAGCGACTGAAACAACTGGTCGCCATCAACGGTATCAACCAGGCAGATTACGATCTCGCTGCTAATCAGGTCAATACCTTTAAGGCGGATATGGTTTACACCCAGGCCCTGATCGACAAAACCATTGTACGCGCACCCTTTACCGGTGTAATCGGTTTGCGTAAAGTAAGTGCCGGCTCCTATGTATCCCCTACCAGCATTATTGCAACCATGCAGCAGCTCTCTAATATGCGCATTGACTTTACTGTTCCAGAAACCTATCAGAAATATGTAACCAGAGGCCAGAACGTCGAAGTTTTGCTCGATCAGAATAGTAAAAACCTTACCACTGCCCGCATTATCGCCACCGAACCGCAGGTAAATCAAACTACCCGGAACATCACCGTGCGGGCCGTTCTTAACTCGGGCGACACAAGTCCTGGCTCCTTCGCCAAGGTATATTTGAAGACTAATTCCAATAAAAGCAGCATCCTGATTCCCACCAATAGTATTATTCCGGAAGCTCAGGGTAAAAAGGCCGTTACCGTAAAAGGTGGGAAGGCTGTTTTTGTGACCGTAGAAACCGGCGATCGCCTTGCAGATGTTGTGGAGGTCACCAGCGGGTTAAATGTTGGCGACACGGTGGTTGTTTCGGGCGTTTTGTTCGCCCGTCCCGATGCTCCTGTGAAAGTGAGAAGCGTAAGAAACCTGAAAGTTACAGCCAGGTAG
- a CDS encoding efflux RND transporter permease subunit yields the protein MNISELSLKRPVLAVVMNLLIILFGIVGYNFLSLRDYPAIDPPIVNVRTSYTGANADIIESQITEPLEKSINGIPGIKSISSSSQIGSSNITVEFNLEADLEGAANDVRDKVSQAQRNLPQDIDAPPVVSKADANSDFILLLAVQSPSKGLLELSDYAENVLQQSLQTIDGVSAINIFGQKRTAMRIWLNPDKMSAYNISFNDISATLASENVELPAGKIYGNNTELTIRTMGRLTSEKDFTDLVIRNDSSGLVRLGNVAKVEIGPENEEQSWKYNGVYAVGLAVIPQPGANYVQISDEFNKRLAEIQKSNKSDITFSVLIDNTRLVRQSIEEVEETLFIAFALVVIVILFFFRNFLVAVRPLIDIPISLVATFFVMYLFGFSINILTLLGIVLATGLVVDDGIVVTENIFRKLESGLPIRQAALEGSREIFFAVISTSLTLAVVFLPVIFLEGFVGSLFREFGIVVASAVLISAFVSLTITPVLNVFLNRKDSGHGWFYNKTEPFFEGMENGYNRSLKGFMKVRWMAWVLVAICGVMIWFTYSNLQSELAPMEDRNSIRFNLSSPEGTSFDQMQQISDELGNFLNDSIPEKSFTFSATPGFGGGGMNSATGRLGLVPSGERVKSQNEIAQEINKKLSRFNDARIFATQEQTISVGIGSRGSLPVQFVLQNLDFEKLYDILPKFLEEARQDPTFQNVDVNLKFNKPEIRLTIDRLKARDLGLSTTDVAATIQSAFSGRRLAYFIMNGQQYQVIGQVEKSERDRPADISKLYVRNNRGENIPLTAVVKMQEESGPPTIYHYNRYKSATVSASLVEGKTIGDGVAAMRRIGNKLLDESFQTSLIGPSRDFEESSSNTSFAFGLALLLVYLVLAGQFESFTDPFIIMITVPLALAGALLSLYLFGLTINIFSQIGMIMLIGLVTKNGILIVEFANQKREQGMERMAAAVESATQRLRPILMTSLATAFGALPIALSLGAAATSRIPLGVVIVGGLMFSLILTLFVIPAVYTFISPKKHKKTEEEKMAEELAV from the coding sequence ATGAATATCTCGGAATTATCCTTAAAACGACCCGTTCTTGCGGTTGTCATGAACCTGCTGATCATCCTTTTTGGGATAGTGGGTTACAATTTTCTTTCCCTGCGCGACTATCCCGCCATTGATCCTCCTATCGTCAATGTCAGGACGAGCTACACCGGCGCAAACGCTGATATCATAGAAAGCCAGATTACCGAGCCGCTCGAAAAGAGCATTAATGGTATTCCCGGGATCAAAAGTATCAGTTCTTCCAGTCAGATCGGGTCCAGTAACATTACGGTCGAATTTAACCTCGAGGCTGATCTCGAAGGCGCTGCAAACGATGTCCGTGACAAGGTAAGCCAGGCCCAGCGCAACCTGCCCCAGGATATTGATGCCCCGCCGGTGGTTAGCAAAGCCGATGCGAACAGCGACTTTATATTGTTGCTGGCAGTGCAAAGCCCGTCGAAGGGATTACTGGAATTGAGCGATTATGCGGAGAACGTACTCCAACAAAGCTTGCAAACCATTGACGGAGTAAGTGCTATCAATATTTTCGGGCAAAAAAGAACAGCCATGCGTATCTGGTTAAATCCGGATAAAATGAGCGCGTATAATATTTCTTTCAATGACATTTCCGCGACGCTTGCTTCAGAAAACGTAGAACTTCCTGCGGGGAAAATTTACGGGAACAATACCGAACTGACAATCCGCACAATGGGCCGGCTTACCAGCGAAAAAGATTTTACCGACCTTGTAATCAGGAATGACAGTTCTGGACTTGTCAGACTGGGCAATGTTGCGAAAGTAGAAATCGGCCCGGAAAACGAGGAGCAGAGCTGGAAATACAATGGTGTATATGCAGTCGGACTGGCGGTTATTCCGCAACCCGGAGCCAATTACGTCCAGATTTCCGACGAGTTCAACAAACGGCTTGCCGAAATTCAAAAATCCAATAAATCGGACATTACATTCAGTGTCCTGATCGACAATACACGGTTGGTGCGCCAGTCTATCGAAGAAGTGGAAGAAACGCTTTTCATCGCGTTTGCACTGGTAGTAATTGTAATTCTTTTCTTCTTCCGCAATTTCCTCGTCGCCGTACGGCCTTTGATCGATATTCCGATATCCCTGGTAGCGACATTTTTCGTCATGTACCTGTTTGGCTTTTCGATCAATATCCTGACCCTACTGGGCATTGTACTGGCAACCGGGCTCGTAGTGGATGATGGTATCGTAGTTACTGAAAATATTTTCCGAAAGCTGGAAAGCGGGCTTCCAATCAGGCAGGCTGCATTGGAAGGGAGCCGTGAGATTTTCTTCGCGGTTATTTCTACGTCCCTCACACTCGCAGTGGTATTCCTCCCCGTGATATTTCTGGAAGGTTTTGTTGGAAGCCTTTTCCGGGAATTCGGTATCGTAGTAGCCTCGGCAGTATTGATTTCCGCATTCGTATCCCTGACAATAACACCGGTACTTAACGTATTTCTGAATAGAAAAGACTCGGGTCACGGTTGGTTTTACAACAAAACAGAACCGTTTTTCGAAGGAATGGAAAATGGCTACAACCGCAGCCTGAAAGGATTCATGAAAGTGAGATGGATGGCCTGGGTTCTTGTAGCAATTTGCGGGGTAATGATCTGGTTCACGTATTCCAACCTCCAAAGTGAGCTCGCACCGATGGAAGACCGGAATAGCATTCGCTTCAATCTCTCCTCGCCTGAGGGGACAAGTTTCGACCAGATGCAGCAGATATCGGATGAGCTGGGCAACTTCCTGAACGATTCTATTCCCGAAAAATCATTTACATTCTCTGCAACACCAGGTTTCGGCGGCGGAGGTATGAACAGTGCTACCGGCCGTCTAGGGTTGGTTCCGTCGGGAGAGCGGGTAAAAAGCCAGAATGAAATAGCCCAGGAAATTAACAAGAAGCTTTCGAGGTTCAATGACGCGCGGATCTTTGCTACCCAGGAACAGACTATTTCAGTAGGTATTGGTTCGAGAGGCTCATTACCAGTACAATTCGTGCTTCAAAACCTTGATTTTGAGAAGCTATATGACATTTTGCCGAAATTCCTGGAAGAGGCAAGACAAGATCCTACATTTCAGAACGTCGATGTGAACCTTAAATTCAATAAGCCTGAAATCAGATTAACCATTGACCGGCTAAAAGCGCGTGACCTTGGCCTTTCCACAACCGATGTTGCAGCAACCATTCAATCTGCATTCAGTGGCAGGCGTTTGGCGTATTTCATTATGAACGGGCAGCAATACCAGGTGATCGGGCAGGTTGAAAAATCGGAAAGGGACAGACCGGCAGACATTTCAAAACTGTATGTAAGAAACAACCGGGGAGAAAATATTCCCCTGACGGCTGTGGTGAAAATGCAGGAAGAAAGCGGCCCGCCAACCATTTATCACTACAATCGTTACAAAAGCGCGACTGTATCAGCTTCGTTGGTAGAGGGGAAAACGATCGGAGATGGCGTGGCTGCTATGCGAAGGATTGGAAACAAATTGCTGGACGAATCTTTTCAGACGTCGTTGATCGGGCCTTCCCGCGATTTCGAAGAAAGTTCGTCCAATACCAGTTTCGCTTTTGGGCTGGCGCTATTGCTGGTTTATCTGGTGTTAGCTGGCCAGTTCGAGAGCTTTACCGATCCGTTTATTATTATGATCACGGTTCCGCTTGCACTTGCTGGTGCGTTGCTCAGCCTCTATTTGTTCGGACTCACAATCAATATTTTCTCTCAGATCGGTATGATCATGCTTATCGGCCTGGTCACGAAAAACGGTATCCTGATCGTAGAGTTTGCAAACCAGAAACGGGAACAGGGAATGGAAAGAATGGCTGCCGCGGTAGAATCAGCTACGCAGCGTTTGCGCCCGATATTAATGACCAGCCTTGCCACTGCATTCGGTGCTTTACCGATCGCATTGAGCCTGGGTGCGGCTGCTACGAGTCGTATTCCTTTGGGAGTCGTAATTGTGGGTGGATTAATGTTCTCGCTGATTCTGACGCTATTTGTGATACCGGCTGTCTATACATTCATCTCACCCAAAAAACACAAAAAGACGGAAGAAGAAAAAATGGCTGAAGAGCTGGCAGTCTAG
- a CDS encoding TolC family protein, with protein MNPLTIFKNKRYLLIYFLLCGSNAFCYQVTDTLSLTLDAAIATALKNSYEIEIAKNNVEVNTVLNNYGVAGGLPVVAANASNTEQITEVNQKLNNGTEINRSAAAGNNTQASLSVGLLLYNGKRVVSTKKRLAELQYQSQELLNSQIQNTIALVMTSYFDVVRQLSYLNTLRASIQASEKRLEILKVRKEAGMANNADIFQAQIDLNTLNQTLLDQQMIAQVAKTELLRILTLDTKSAVTISDTITVDQHLNLDTILDRLSQNADLKAADHQIRINELIVRETAALRYPTVRLNTAYNYSRNQTAAGFTLLNRSLGPNAGITLSVPIYNGSSFKRQKQAAEINTSTAKIQKNVLVRDYNAGIVKMYQTYLSSLQQLENQKQNYALSKQLLDLTLQRFELIQATIIDVREAQRSFEDAGYRLINLNYAAKAAEIELKRLSNTLQ; from the coding sequence ATGAACCCGCTCACCATTTTTAAGAACAAAAGGTACCTTCTGATTTATTTCCTGTTATGCGGGAGCAATGCATTTTGTTACCAGGTAACTGACACGCTATCACTTACTCTGGATGCTGCAATCGCTACTGCATTGAAAAATAGTTATGAGATTGAGATTGCAAAAAACAATGTCGAAGTAAATACCGTACTGAATAATTACGGAGTTGCAGGCGGGCTGCCGGTAGTCGCTGCAAACGCTTCGAATACCGAACAAATTACCGAGGTAAACCAGAAATTGAACAACGGTACTGAAATCAACCGCAGCGCGGCTGCCGGTAACAATACCCAGGCCAGTCTGTCGGTCGGTTTGCTGCTTTACAATGGCAAAAGGGTGGTTTCCACCAAAAAACGCCTGGCCGAACTGCAGTATCAGAGCCAGGAACTGCTCAACTCGCAAATCCAGAATACCATTGCCCTGGTCATGACAAGCTATTTCGATGTGGTGCGTCAGCTTAGCTATCTGAATACCCTGCGTGCCTCCATTCAGGCTTCTGAAAAGCGGCTGGAAATTTTGAAGGTAAGAAAAGAGGCGGGTATGGCAAATAATGCGGATATTTTCCAGGCGCAGATCGACCTAAATACGCTCAACCAAACTTTGCTGGATCAGCAGATGATTGCCCAGGTTGCTAAGACAGAGTTACTGCGGATATTAACTTTGGATACAAAATCCGCGGTCACGATCAGCGACACCATTACGGTCGACCAGCATTTAAATCTGGATACTATCCTTGATCGCCTCTCGCAAAATGCCGACCTGAAAGCGGCCGATCACCAGATCCGCATCAATGAGCTGATCGTGCGGGAAACCGCTGCCCTGCGCTACCCCACTGTGCGTCTAAATACAGCCTACAACTATTCCCGCAATCAGACTGCCGCGGGCTTCACACTTCTAAACCGCTCACTCGGACCAAATGCCGGGATCACACTATCTGTCCCAATATACAATGGCTCCTCTTTTAAAAGACAAAAACAGGCTGCGGAGATCAATACTTCAACCGCGAAAATCCAGAAAAACGTTCTGGTAAGAGACTATAACGCAGGTATTGTCAAAATGTACCAAACTTACCTGAGCTCACTTCAGCAACTCGAAAATCAAAAACAAAACTACGCGCTCAGCAAGCAGCTGCTCGACCTTACTTTGCAGCGCTTCGAGCTGATCCAGGCTACTATTATTGATGTAAGAGAAGCGCAAAGAAGTTTCGAAGACGCGGGCTACCGCCTGATCAATCTGAATTACGCGGCCAAAGCAGCAGAAATAGAGCTGAAAAGGCTGAGCAATACTTTGCAATAA